Proteins encoded within one genomic window of Carassius carassius chromosome 22, fCarCar2.1, whole genome shotgun sequence:
- the LOC132098396 gene encoding small ribosomal subunit protein uS9-like produces MPAKGPLQSVQVFGRKKTATAVAHCKRGNGLIKVNGRPLEMIEPATLQYKLLEPLLLLGKERFAGVDIRVRVKGGGHVAQIYAIRQAISKALVAYYQKYVDEASKKEIKDILIQYDRTLLVADPRRCESKKFGGPGARARYQKSYR; encoded by the exons ATGCCAGCTAAAGGTCCCCTACAGTCTGTCCAGGTGTTTGGACGTAAA AAAACAGCCACTGCTGTCGCCCACTGCAAGAGGGGAAATGGACTTATTAAAGTCAACGGAAGACCTCTTGAGATGATCGAGCCTGCCACTCTGCAGTACAAG CTACTGGAACCTCTTCTGCTGTTGGGCAAGGAGCGCTTCGCTGGCGTTGACATCAGAGTTCGTGTGAAGGGTGGTGGACACGTCGCACAGATTTACG CCATCCGTCAGGCCATCTCAAAAGCACTGGTTGCCTATTATCAGAAAT ATGTGGATGAGGCCTCCAAAAAAGAGATCAAAGATATCTTGATTCAGTACGATAGGACCCTGCTGGTTGCTGATCCCCGTCGCTGCGAGTCCAAGAAGTTTGGTGGACCTGGAGCTCGCGCCCGCTACCAGAAGTCCTACCGTTAA